A stretch of DNA from Paenibacillus albus:
ACTTGCATGTATTAGGCACGCCGCCAGCGTTCGTCCTGAGCCAGGATCAAACTCTCCATAAAAGTGATCCGAAGATCATTTATGAATTCGCTTGTTAGCTCATTCAAAAAACTAGCTCCGCCAGAAACACCTTCGCCAACAAGTGGCGAGCGACGTTTCGACGTTATTTAAGACCTTTTTGACAGGTCGCTCATTGTTCAGTTTTCAAGGAACAAATTTCTTATTTTTCGACCCAACCTCTCGGCCGGAATTAGAATATATCATGAATCGCAAATAGATTGCAAGCATTGTTTTTAAATTTCTTTATTACGATTAATCCTGTTGCCCAAGTTGCCCCTAACGACAGTGAACAAATAACGATTGCCACTATATTCAATCAAAAGAATTTCGAGATCCTATCCTTTGCTATTCTTTCATCTAGAATCCGTTGTCCATCTTTGCCAAACCCCTGAATTTGTCCCGGGTTCTTACTCACAATCATGAATGAAAACACCTTAGTCTCATCAAGCTGAAGGGTTGCAGGTTGCTCATCATCAACTTGAATAGAACGAACTTGGTTATTGTCATAGATCCCATTCAGCAGCAGACTTTTTTCTAATGTTAGAAAATAATATTGAACGGGAACGGAATTGAGTGCTATTACTTCTTTCCATTCAAAGTCGTATGCGCCTCGTACAAACCAGCCAAATAAGCCTTTTCTGATATATAAACCATATACCGTCACACCTTGATCAACTTTGAAACAAACAGCTTCTTTATTCTTGATAAACATCTTTTCAGTTCCGACTATCTCTTGATATCGTTTCACTTGTTGATTGTTATCTTTGTTTTTCGCAATGAGCGACTGAATAGCAAGCTGATCATTCTTCATTTTGAAAGTGTCCTACTTTCTTTAAGTATGGATCCTGCATATCAACCACAAAATGGTCGTGAACGTATTATTTCTCTCTGCGATCCTATATAACAAAAAGGTTGCCCTGAAAATCAGGACAACCTTTTACGTTACTGGTTTTAGCTAGCCAGTTCCGGTTCGGGAACAATTGCTTTCTCATCTTCCGGCCGACCGGTTCGTTTAATAAAGAATGCAAGGACCAGACCGACTAGGCCAATTCCAACAATGACCAAGTAAGCATCGTTGATTCCCTGAATCGTCGCTTCCATGATCATATGCTCCTGCGAGCCTGATCCGCCTGATGCCATCATGTCTGTCATATGCGTCTTCGTTCTAGTCGACATAATCGTGACGAGTAAGGAAGTACCAACGCCTCCGGCAACCTGTTTGATGGTGTTCGAGATCGCCGTACCATGCGCATTCAATCTTGCAGGCAGTTGATTCAAGCCAGCTGTCGTGATCGGCATAAGGAACAGAGCCATACCCAAACGACGTCCTGTAGACATCAGAACCAAATACGTGTAGCTGGTAGAATCGGTCAAATTGACGAATCCAAGTGTCGTAACGATCGTAATCGCCATTCCGATAATGGATAACCATTTTGCACCGAAGCGATCGAATAGTCTGCCTGCAACCGGCATCATAAGTCCCATAAGCAGCGCTCCTGGGAGCATGAGCACACCAGATTCAAGAGCCGTGAAGCCACGTGCGTTTTGCAAGTAAAGAGGCAGCAGCATCATATCTGCATACATAACCATAGTAACCGCGATATTAATGATCGTCGTCAGCGTGAACATATTGTACTTGAATGAGCGCAAGTCAAGAAGCGGACTCTTGGATAGGAGCTGCAACCATGAAAAGACAACCAAAGCAACAACGCCTAGGATAATGGATAAGATGACCTCTGTACTTGACCATCCTAATTTACCGGCACGGCTAAAACCATACAATAAGGCACCAAATCCAATTGTGGAGAGGAATACACCGCCAATATTGAGCTTTGGATAGGATCGTTCAGCTACATTTTTCAGATAGAAATAACCAACGACGATGACGAGCACGGCAAACGGAATCATGCCATAGAACAGCCAACGCCAGGAGTAATCTCGCAAGACGTATCCAGCAATTGTCGGCCCGATCGCCGGTGCGAAGATGATGGATAGTCCAACCATCCCCATCGCAGCGCCTCGCTTATCAGGAGGAAACACTGTTAAAATAACGTTCATTAACAACGGCATAATGATACCTGCTCCAGCGGCTTGAACCAGACGACCTGTTAACAAGAGATCAAAGCCTGGCGCTACCGCGGAAACAATGGTTCCGATTAGGAAAATAATCATGGAAGCCTGGAAAAGCTCCCGGGTCGTAAAGCGCTGCATGAGATATGCCGTAATCGGGATCAGGACCCCGTTTACCAGCATGTAGCCGGTTGTCAGCCATTGCGCTGTAGATGCCTCGATCTTGAAATCGATCATCAGTTCGGGAAGCGCGACGCTCATAATAGTCTGATTCAATATGGCAATAAATGCCCCGAGAATCATAACGAATAAGAGTGGACCTTTCTTAATGTCGTTTGTGCCCGCTAATGCATTGGTACTCATTTCTAGTCTCCCCCTCCAAAACAAAATACTTAATTAACAAAGTGTCGTATAACATACTCACTGTAATGTATTATAGGGACCGTCTTACCGTTATACAAGCAACACATAATCAAATACTGTAAACTAATATACAGTTATTTTTAATGTGTAAATAAATCATCAAATAATATACATATCAACTCCATTTGTCATATTTAGTTACCTCATTCCAGTCATATTTGAATGCAATCCCCTTAGCATATCCACA
This window harbors:
- a CDS encoding DHA2 family efflux MFS transporter permease subunit → MSTNALAGTNDIKKGPLLFVMILGAFIAILNQTIMSVALPELMIDFKIEASTAQWLTTGYMLVNGVLIPITAYLMQRFTTRELFQASMIIFLIGTIVSAVAPGFDLLLTGRLVQAAGAGIIMPLLMNVILTVFPPDKRGAAMGMVGLSIIFAPAIGPTIAGYVLRDYSWRWLFYGMIPFAVLVIVVGYFYLKNVAERSYPKLNIGGVFLSTIGFGALLYGFSRAGKLGWSSTEVILSIILGVVALVVFSWLQLLSKSPLLDLRSFKYNMFTLTTIINIAVTMVMYADMMLLPLYLQNARGFTALESGVLMLPGALLMGLMMPVAGRLFDRFGAKWLSIIGMAITIVTTLGFVNLTDSTSYTYLVLMSTGRRLGMALFLMPITTAGLNQLPARLNAHGTAISNTIKQVAGGVGTSLLVTIMSTRTKTHMTDMMASGGSGSQEHMIMEATIQGINDAYLVIVGIGLVGLVLAFFIKRTGRPEDEKAIVPEPELAS